The Legionella sp. PATHC032 genome has a window encoding:
- the rsfS gene encoding ribosome silencing factor translates to MLEKNPTLEKLLKSLEDIQAIDIKIIDVHKQTTITDFMVISSGRSSRHVKSIAQKVLEDMKVAGLPCLSSTGIEHGDWALIDFGDIILHVMQPECRHFYNLEGLWEEHPSNS, encoded by the coding sequence ATGCTTGAAAAAAATCCTACGCTAGAAAAACTGTTAAAATCTCTTGAAGACATTCAGGCGATAGACATTAAAATCATTGATGTGCATAAACAAACAACAATCACTGATTTTATGGTCATCAGCTCAGGCCGTTCATCCAGACATGTCAAATCGATAGCTCAAAAAGTTTTGGAGGATATGAAAGTTGCTGGTCTGCCTTGCTTGAGTTCTACTGGAATAGAACATGGTGATTGGGCTTTAATTGATTTTGGAGACATCATATTGCACGTCATGCAACCTGAATGCAGACATTTTTATAACCTTGAAGGATTATGGGAAGAACACCCAAGTAATTCCTGA